The sequence below is a genomic window from Rudanella lutea DSM 19387.
TCTCGTTTCCGTATGTCTGTTTGCTTATTGCGATGGCGCTGCGGCAGCTGGCTTCGCTTCGGTGGTGGTTTACGGCTCCGGTTGCAGCCGTATTGGTGGTACAGCTGTACTTTGTGAGTCAGGTCTTGATTCAGATTTACGGAGGAGTAGAACCCAAATACACCTACTTCGAAAAGCCGCGCATCAAAAACCCGTACTGGTTTGCCGCTCAGGAGTTAAAAGCGCAGTACACACCGGGCGACACCATCCTGTACCCCAACATGAAGCGGGTGATTTACTCGGAGAAAATCGATAAGACCTACTCGCCCGTCGCCTTGCTCGATGCGCAGTTAGTCAACGTGTACCTGCCCGAAGATGCTACGTATATTCAGCGCGTTGACCCCAATGAGCGGGATAAGATCGTGCTGGTGAAAGGAAAAGACGGTCCGGACGGGCGTTCCCGAAAAGTTACTATTTTTGACCTCAAAGACGTTCGATATTGATTTTGTTGGAAACACGGATTAAACAGATTAAACAGATTAAACGGATTAAACGGATTAAACGGATTTACACTCGTTTTTCTACATTCTGAACATGACTAAAAAATCCGTTTTAACCTGTTTGATTAGTTCAATCCGTGTTCCTATCCTCAACTATGACACTCACTAACACGGCCGCTCTATCCGGCGAACTGCGACTCAAAGTGCTGAGTCTGTACCATGCAGCCAATGCCGGGCATATTGGGTGCTCCCTCAGTTGCATCGACCTGATGATTGCCACCCTGGTGCAGCGCAAACGCGAGCAGGACACGTTTCTACTGTCGAAAGGTCATGCTGCGGCTGCCCTCTACGCCTGTCTGCATCATCTCGGCGAGATTTCGGACGAGACGCTGGCTACCTATTATAAAAACGGCACCACCCTGCCCGCGCACCCGGCTCCCAATCAGCACAAGGGCATTCCGTTTGCAACGGGTTCGCTGGGGCACGGCCTGCCCATTGGCACCGGAATAGCCCACGCGGGCAAACTCCTGAACGACAATAGCCGGGTGTTTGTACTCATGTCGGACGGCGAAACCAACGAAGGCACCACCTGGGAGGCTGCTCACTTCGCCATTCAGTATCAACTCGACAACCTGATCATGCTGATCGACAAGAACGGGCTTCAGGGCTTTGGCAATACGGGCGACGTGCTGGGCGATACCGCTTCGGCCGCGACCTGGGAGGCCATTGGCTTTGAAACGGTTGAGGTTGACGGACACGACGTGGAGGCCATCGGGGCCGCCATCGACGCGCTCACGGCCGTTCCGAACGGACGCCCGAAGGCCATTATTGCCCATACCGTTAAAGGCAAAGGGGTGTCGTACATGGAAAACCGGCTCGAATGGCACTACCTCCCCATGACCCCCGCGCAGTACGAAGAGGCCGTGGGCGATGTGTCTTCAACGTATTTAGGAGCGAGAAGTGAGGAGTGAGAAGGGCTGGCGTCAGCTTTTCTCCTCTCTCCTCACTTCTT
It includes:
- a CDS encoding transketolase — translated: MTLTNTAALSGELRLKVLSLYHAANAGHIGCSLSCIDLMIATLVQRKREQDTFLLSKGHAAAALYACLHHLGEISDETLATYYKNGTTLPAHPAPNQHKGIPFATGSLGHGLPIGTGIAHAGKLLNDNSRVFVLMSDGETNEGTTWEAAHFAIQYQLDNLIMLIDKNGLQGFGNTGDVLGDTASAATWEAIGFETVEVDGHDVEAIGAAIDALTAVPNGRPKAIIAHTVKGKGVSYMENRLEWHYLPMTPAQYEEAVGDVSSTYLGARSEE